The DNA segment TGTCATTATAACTGTGGGATGATTGTTTAGGAATAATGACGCTCCATCTGTGTAGTTGCAAGCTTTTGTTGTATGATTTCTGTTTCAATACATTTGTGTTGGATACAATGACTAcaatcaattattgttgctaCTGTTTCAGGCAGCAGAAGAGTGTACCTCAGTGCTTGAGCTTGATCAAAACCACAGTGGGGCATTGATGCTGAGGGCTCAAACACTAGTCACCTTGAAGGAGTACCATTCAGCGCTTTTTGATGTCAATAGACTTTTAGAGTTGAACCCATCCTCAGAAGTATATCAAAATCTTCACGCTCGCTTGAAGACACAGTTGGTAGGTTGTTGTCTCCCCTGTATTTTGTTTCTGCTGCAGTTGCATACATTGCACAACTGTTAACTTGGCTTTAAGGTACTGAGAGATGAACGTGACATCTGTACCCTTGAGATAACTTAGTTGTTATCATTACAGCCCTTATAATTTGGAtggctttattttatttttggttaggtttttcttcttttctgtttcttttttcatttttcctagTGCCTTtcctttctctctcatcttgTTGTAGTTATTAGTGAGATATTGATCTAGTGCATGTGCAAGTTAAAATGTgaacaataaattatttgatGGTTAAAAACACTTTCAAGATTTCCATTTAATAAGTGAGAagtgaagagagagaaataggAAGAGGTGGGAAAACAATAAGGAGAGTAGATAAAGAAAATCTGGGATATATATGGCTACTCtttaaacatattttatttattggagTTAATGATGATGGGTGTAAATTGCTAAAGTATTCAGTAGcaaatatgatgatgatgattactTTTGCATTAGGCATCCCTTTAGGTGTGTTTGGCTACATTGGGCACTCTTCTAATTTGTGCGTGAACAACTTAAATTTGTCTTGCCAACTTTGACTATATGTGAGCTATAGTATTTGTAGGCTATAGTCTAATTTTAGGTtgatagaaagaaaaatgatgACTGTTTCATGTGTAGCGATGCACCAACACACACAGACACACATTCTAAATTAAATACTTTGTCAACTGGTAGTNNNNNNNNNNNNNNNNNNNGCTCAAGTGAAGACACTTGCTCCAATACCAGAGTCAGAAGAGGAGTTTGAAGAGCAGGAAGAAGAATCAGAAGACAGTCCTGAGGTCTTACTAGGAGGAGAGAATAATGAGGAATCAATGGGAGGTAAGTACTTGGCAACTTCGGATATTAGAATTGATCAGAAGGTTGAACTCCGGAAAGATATCGTAAGTGCTGAATGTGCTTCTCAAGATACAAAATCCAAGTTCCCATCCAAAGATGGAAGAGACCAGAACAGTGAGGCTGAAAAGTCAAAAGCAGAGGCTGTAGCACCTAAAGCACTGAACAGGGAATCAACCGAGCAACAAACGAAAGGATGGCAAATGATTCCAAAACCGAAAGGGCATTCAGCTCTGGACTATGCACGATGGGACAGTGTTGAAGATGATTCTAGTGAAGACGACAACGACAATGAAGATGAAGAATCTTTGCCACAGTACCGGTTCCGCGTAAAAACGGTGGGGGTACGGCCTGTCAAGTGATATGTAAATTCTAGTACAAGGTACCTCTAAAATGGCTTTGCTGTTCAAGTACGGAACATAGAAGTGACTTCTTATGGACTAGAACGGGCTGGTTCCCTAGTTGGAATAGCTGAATCATGTGGTTTTCTCTTGAAGATCTACAATTTTGTTACTAGAGTTATCAGTCGATATGATTGTCGATGATCATGAGCTATATAAACTCGAAGTTAACAGTAACATCCTCAGTGCCTCCCTTTGAAGCAACTGAGTTCCTGATCTCCAGGTCTGTTTGCATTTTCTTCTGATACTGAAGTTCGAGAGTTGTGCTTCCTTAATAGACTAGGTAGAGTCTTTCAGCTGTTGAGGGCCAAAGAGCATCATTCATACCATTACAACAGGTGCGAGAATAATATATACTCTTTCTGTTCCTGTATTAGTCAATGTGAAATTTTGTTACATTCTTTTATTAACCAAGGATGTACTGAATTTCCAGTTATAAATGCATGGAAATCGAGGGAGTATATTTCTCCCACCTTTATTTGATACTGTTTTAGAAGTTGTAAATAGCAGAGGAATATGAATGCTTAAGCATTGGAGAAAATAATCATAAGGTTGCAGCAGCCGTGAGCacattctttttattattctttttatcaTGCGTATTATgctttttgtgcttttttctcTGTAATGTACTAATGTATGATTCATTATAAGGATATCAATAAagtatttagttatttttctttgtgAATACTAAATTTCGGCAAATCAGTCAGACAGCCTATGACAAAGGATCCATTGATTCTATTCCCGTTTGGATGGGTTATTGAATCTTGGGTTGAAGTTCCTTTTTATCTATTTCTGTTTGCAATCTATTAGTAATAACTTTATCTCTAGTGTTTAATTAGCTAGTAGCTTGATATAATTGAAATTACTGATATGGACGGTCTAAAACTGTATAAAGGAGTCTCTCCATTAGATAGAGTAAGACATNNNNNNNNNNNNNNNNNNNNNNNNNNNNNNNNNNNNNNNNNNNNNNNNNNTtacctaaattttttttatgataaaattcaataaaattcaatttaccaaatttttattttataataaaattattccatcaaatttgttttttaatatatagaataatatctttaattaattattaatcgattaaaaaattgtaatcaaccataataattttttgattaaaattaacaataataaaaataggacatcacataataaataataagtcTCAAAATCTTAAACATAACATAAGtgcataataataacaaaacaaacacataaagtcATAAATCATAATCCAAACATAAATTCTAccataattaaaagttaaaacaaaacACAACATAATTCATAAATCAACAAGACACCCAAAAAAATCCTTACATCAACaaacataaattaattatcaacttctaaatcaataaaatttgaatctgATCCAGAAGTTGAAACGCCGCCTCTCCTAACACCTTGAGGATTCACATCTTCACATTCGCCATCACCTGCAATTAGAAGAATACCCAAATTTAGAACAAGATATAAAtacttataaatattaaattagtaaataacaATGTAATTACCATCAACAAAGCCTTTATTCCAATTGCGAGTACAAATCACAGCCTCAACATTTTCTGGCAACATTCGACTTCTATATTTGTTAATGACATGAGCTCCAATACTGAAGGCAGATTCCGATGCAACTGTAGTAATTGGAATACTCAATAAGTCACGTGCCATGATTGATAACTTCGGATAACGACTCTCATATAATTTCCACCATTCCAAAACATCTAAATCCTCAAAGCAATCCTTTGACAAAAGTGGCTCCTCC comes from the Arachis duranensis cultivar V14167 chromosome 7, aradu.V14167.gnm2.J7QH, whole genome shotgun sequence genome and includes:
- the LOC107458645 gene encoding uncharacterized protein LOC107458645, whose protein sequence is MEKEKGTITTTNNNNKIERGHQMYREGRYREALGFYTDAIALAKTKPHKIALHSNRAACYLKLHHFKKAAEECTSVLELDQNHSGALMLRAQTLVTLKEYHSALFDVNRLLELNPSSEVYQNLHARLKTQLTLAPIPESEEEFEEQEEESEDSPEVLLGGENNEESMGGKYLATSDIRIDQKVELRKDIVSAECASQDTKSKFPSKDGRDQNSEAEKSKAEAVAPKALNRESTEQQTKGWQMIPKPKGHSALDYARWDSVEDDSSEDDNDNEDEESLPQYRFRVKTVGVRPVK